The sequence ATTACGCTATGGGGTTGCTGTTACATCAGATTTAATTGCTAAAGATGATCAAGGATGGTATGAACAACTCAGAATTCATTATTTCTTAACCGTAGGTCGTCCTTATTTAATGGGTCGAGATGCGTTAATTGCAAGACGGTTAATGGAACAAGGACAAGGCAATATTTTTGCCCCGGATTTTAATCGCTCCCAGCTAGGTGCTATGATTGGAATCATGGAATTATTAGGGATTCCGGCTTTACTTAAAAATCAAGAACGGGATTTAAAAAATACTGATGCTGACTTACAAACCATTACTGAAATTGCCCTTAAAGATCGAAGTGCTATTAAAACGATTACAGGAATTGGACTCGCTAAAAATTCAAGTCCTATTACCATTTTACGCCGATTTTTAGATAAAATTGGTTATCGTCTAACCTGTGTTCGCTGCCAAAGTGAAGGGAAAAAACGAGTCAGGGTTTATCGGGTTATAGACCCCCAAGATAACCGAGAACAAATCTTCCAACATTGGTTAAAATTAGAAGGTCAATATCCTTGCCAATTAGACACAACCATTCCTGAAAATAATTTCATTTCAACTCCTTTTCAATTCACCCCAGACTATATCCAACTTTCTCTATTCAACTCCTAGTTAATCCAGAAACCGGGTTTTTGCTCACAATTTTGTTAACTATCCCCAATTTTCTGATAAAAACCTGGTTTCTTTTAGGCGTGGGATAGGTAAAATTCAAAAACCGGGTTTTTGCTCAAAATCTTGTTAACTATCCTCAATCTTCCGATAAAAACCCGGTTTCTTTTAAGCGACAAATCAGTTAAAATAAATAAAGTTGAGATTATTTCCCAAAATGAACACCCTATCAACTCCTACAATTCAACCCCAAACCCTGACAAAAATTGGTGTAATTGGAGGGGGACAACTCGCTTGGATGATGGGAATGGAAGCCGCATCTTTAGGGGTTTCTTTATTTGTTCAAACCCCCCACAGCACTGACCCAGCAGTTCCTTTCTCCTCCGAAACCATTTTAGCTGCTATTGATGACCCGACAGCCACCGCAAAATTAGCAAAATATTGTGATGTTATTACTTTTGAGAATGAATTTGTTGATTTAAACGCTTTATCTAAACTGGAAGAACAGGGGGTTTGTTTTCGTCCTCGCTTACAAGCTTTATCCTTATTATTAGATAAATATGATCAATTAAGTTATTTAGAAAAAATAGGTTTACCCGTTCCTGCATTTCAACTCTTAACCCCTGAAAATGGTAAAATAATTAATCATAATCTGGGTTATCCTGTGGTTTTAAAAGCTTGCCGTTATGGATACGATGGACAGGGAACCTTTATTATTAAAAATGCGGAGGAACTCTCTAAAACCTGGGCAAAATTTAACTATCCTCCCATGTTATTACAACAATTTGTCCCCTTTGAACGGGAATTAGCGGTTATTGCAGCGCGTTCTGTTACAGGAGATGTGGCAGTTTATCCGATAGTAGAAACGGTGCAGAAAAATCAAGTTTGTCATCGAGTTATTGCTCCAGCTAATATTAATAAAAGTATAGCAGAACAAGCAGAAACAATTGCAACAACGTTATTGAATAGTTTACAAGTGATTGGGCTATTTGGAATCGAATTATTTTTAACATCCGAAGGGGAAATCTTAGTGAATGAAATTGCACCTCGCACCCATAATTCCGGTCATTTTAGTTTAGATGCTTGTGAAACTTCCCAATTTAAACAACATTTAAGGGCGGTCAGTGGTTTACCATTAGGTAATACCGCGTTAAACTGTAGTGGGGCTGTAATGGTGAATTTATTAGGCTTTGAAACCGCTAATTGTGACTATTTAGAAAAACGCAAAAAAATCGCAGAAATTCCTAATACTTTTATTCGTTGGTATGGTAAAACAGAATCTCGCCCCGGTCGAAAATTAGGTCATGTAACCGTATTAATTCAGACAGAAAACAAGGAAAATATAGAAGAAAAAGCGAATAAAATAGCTGATGAAATCGAATCAATTTGGTACTCGTAGGGTGCGTAAATTCCGCGCACACACCACAACCCCATCATTCCTGGAAAAAGCTAGTCTATAAATGACTTTTCATGATATGTTATTAATTATAAGGGATATTTGCACTCAGTACACATGGCTACTTCTATCTATTATATTCCTATTGATGAATCATTAGGAATTGCTAAACATTATTTTATTTCCTCCGATGGAACCTTTGAAAATTCAATTGGCTGGGGGCCTAATGGTGTTGAATATAAAGGTAAAGGAGTTGAATTAACCCCTGAACAACAAAAACGGATTTTAGACTATCCTCAATTATTTGGAGAGTATAATATTCATCGGAATAATTGTGAAATGTTTGCTTGGTATGTGATTACAGGTAAACAATATTCAGGACAAATTAAAGACAAAATTCATACAGCTATTGGAGCTTTAGCAGTTTCTTTGGTTCAACCTGTTTTAACTGTTCAGAGTTATGAAAGTTATCAGTTAAAGCAGGCTATTGCTAACAAGTTAAATCAAGATTTAGAAAATGCTAAAAAGGAAAAGCTAAAACAACAGCAAAAAGAGCGTGATGAATTTTGGCGCAAACGAGATGCAGGTGAATTGTAGATAAAGTAGTGCCACTATCTCGGTCGCTAATATTTATTGATTAAGTGTGATTAGGTGCGTGCCCGGAGCTTAAGCACCCTACAAAGTTAAGCAACTTGGCAAAAATTCCCTAAATTTTTCTGATGGGGTAAAGGTTTACCTTCAGCTTGATAACTCTCTAACAAATTCGAGGTAACTGTTCTCCACTTAACATATCAATAATCCGTTTTGCTCCGATTGTACTTTCCATTGTAACTAAAGAGGTTAACGTTTGTTTAACGTAACCAATTAAACTTGCTTCTGGAATTTTTGCTTGTAAAATCGATAAAGTTTTTTCAATATCTTTTTCAGGGACAAATACCGCAAACCGCCCTTCATTGGCAACATAAAGGGGGTCAAATCCTAAAATTTCACAAGCTCCTTTAACTTCTTCTAAGACCGGAATTGCTCTTTCTTTTATTTCAATTTCAACATGAGCACCGATGGCAATTTCATTCAACGTACTCGCTAAACCACCCCGTGTTAAATCTCGTAAACAGTGAATTTCTATTCCCGCCTCTAATAACTCTAAAACCACATCCGCCACAGGTGCAGAATCACTTTCTATTGTTGTTTCAAACTCTAATCCTTCCCGCACTGCCATAATTGCAATCCCATGTCGCCCCAAATCTCCATTAATAATTACAGCATCTCCCGGTTGAACCGATAGAGGATTAATAGTTAAATGATGTTCAATAATCCCGATACCCGATGTATTAATAAAAATCCCATCTCCCTTGCCTTTATCAACAACTTTAGTATCTCCAGTGACAATTTTAACCTGAGCATTCTCGGCTGCTTTTTTCATCGATAGAATAATTTCCCATAGAGTTTGAATGGGTAAACCTTCTTCTAAAATAAAACCCACACTTAAATATAAAGGACGAGCACCCGCCATTGCTAAATCATTAACCGTTCCATGAACAGCCATTGAACCAATATCTCCCCCTGGAAAAAATAGAGGATTAACGACGTATGAATCCGTTGTAAAAGCAATTTTATTGCCACTGAATCGCAAAGTAGCTGCATCATGTTCCACTTGATTTGAATCACCAAAAGTGGGTAAAAACATCTGGTCAATTAATTGACGCATGAGTTTACCCCCACCGCCATGAGCGAGTAAAATATAAGGATATTGTTGCAGGGGGATTGGACAGGTTAAACTAAAGTCTTGATTAGATGTCATAGATAGGTTATTGATAGAATAAAGATGAATTTATAAGAGAATTTTAGGAAGGGGCAGATGAAACAGTTATCCCCTAAGCTTTATAAAGTTTGGCTTTATCTCATCCTTTTAATTCTGGGCTATATTTTAGCCGGATGGCTATTAACTGCATTTCAGGTTTCCATCTGGGTTTGGGTGATAACCTTAGCCATTATCCTCTATTTAGCCAAAACAGGTTCCGAGGGTATTGTATTAGGAAGTGCTGGGGTCATGGGAATTATATTTTTTGGTGTTATTTTCCGAGTATGGCCCAAAAATTGGCCAATAACGATTTGGTTGCAAGATATTCCCGTTGGATCAGGGACTCGACCTAAACTGATTATGCTTTGGCCTCTAACCTATATTTTACTGTGGTTATTCGCTATTTTACTCGTTCTAGGATTAGCATTTGCCCATAAACCCTTAAAATTTTTAGGCTTAAATCCACAACAATGTTTTTATTGTTTAACTTTGTTATCTGGGTTGTCTTTAGGAATAGGTGTGTTAATCTTTAAAAATAGCTTATTCAATTTTATTTAGAAGAGCTATACCTAAGTAACATCCGTACAAATTCCGTATAAATTCGGATATAACACCGTATGAAATCTTCGGCTATTCACAAAGAACCTATTGATAAATTACCTTATCATGCCAAAACACCCGAACATTATATCCAACAAATTGAACCTAGTATTTTATCAAGTTTTACTCCAGAGCAATTAAATGAAATTAAAATAATATTAAATCATGCAATTCCTAAAAATTCTCCTAAAATTGTAGATTTAAGATTGAACGTTGACTTAATTCTTTCTCGATTTTATGTTGTTTTATTAGTGGGGAAAGAACGCCGAAAAGTTCAACGCCATTACGTTACACGGGGCCTCACAAAAGTGGGGAATTTCGTGGCTGCTATTATTTTATTAATTACTTTAAACTTAATGATTACTGTTTTGATCTGTTTATTGCTGTATTTAATTAAATCAGCAATTGGAATTGATTTTTTTCACCAAAGTCATTTAATTGATAAAATCAAGGAATTTTTATACTGATGTAGCTTTAAAAAAGCTACCTATTCCTCTTTTATCAATAAGGGGAATGAGTGAGATGATCAATTTTAGCAAGACCTAAATAGTTAGCTTAACAGTGGACGCTAATCTTGTACAAACGATATCTAGTTCGGAAAAATTCATGAAAAGCTATTATAATTTTTCTCAAAAATCAACTCCTGGTACAACATTTGTTACCGTTGGTGCAGCAACTGGGGCAGGAATTTATAGCACGATTGGTGGTGTGGGACTGGTGGGAAGTTTTTGGGGAATTGGGTTAGGAATGATGCCCTTAATGGGTGTGGGGGCGGTGGCGGGTGCTGCAACTTATGGCGCATTTAGAGCTATTAATCAAGGGGATTCTATTGCTTGGGGTACAGTAGGATTAGGGGCAATTTCCGGCATAGGAATTTCTTCCGTTGTGGGAGGAATGGGGTTAGGTTTTGCGGGGACAGGCGTAGGAATTGGCATGGGAACATTAGGAGTTTTTGGCGGCATTGTTGGGTTAGGATTATATGGAATTGCCCAATTAATTGATGCTGCCGGAAGCGGAGAAACAGCGTTTCAAGCCTTTGACCGGATGGAAGAACGGATTTTAGATCAGGAATTTTATACCACCGCGTTATTAGAAGTATTGGAACTTATTCCTGAATTTCAAGAAGAAAAATTAAAACAAAAATTCGATAATTTAGAATTAGAGGATGAATTAAAACAGCTTAAACAAAAGATTCAAGATACCCAGAAATCATCTTTTCAAAAAAATAAAGAAAAACCTACTATTGAAAATTACAGTCTTGTTATTTATCCCCAATCACCTGATTTAATGTGGATAGAAACACAGCGTTTAGCCGGACATCAAAATTCAATTCATGCGGTGGCTTTTAGTCCTGATAGTCAAACTTTGATCAGTGCCAGTGATGATCGTAATATTCACATTTGGGATGTTAATACAGTTAAGAAAAAATATACTTGGTTTATGCCTTATGAGATGTATTCAGTTGCCATTAGTCCTAGTTCAGAAGTCGTTGCCACCGGAAGTGTTAATGGTCGAATTACCCTCTGGAATTTTCAGACTCGACAACTGAATCGAACTTTATTGGATCTGAATCTTCCTGAAAAAAATATGGGAATTATTACGTCCCTCGTATTTAGTCCCGATCATCAAATTTTAATCAGTGGAAGTAGCGATAAAACCGTTAGACTTTGGTATTTTAAAACCGGACAATCTAAACGAATTTTGAACGGACATACTGATGGAGTTTGGTCTGTTGCTATCTGTTCTAAGAGTGAATTTGTAGCCAGTGGGAGTGCTGATAAAACTATTAGAATTTGGAATATCAAAACCTATGAAAATCCTATTGTTTTAACCGGACATTCTAACTGGGTGACTTCTGTTTTATTCAGTCCTGATGATAAAGTCTTAATCAGTGCGAGTGCTGACAATACAATTAAAGTCTGGGATCTTAAAACCTATCAATTAATTCGGACATTAACCGGACATTCTGCCGCTATTTTTTCTATAGCTTTGAGTCCCAATGGCAAAATTTTGGCGAGTGGAAGTGTTGATCAAACGGTTAAATTATGGAATTGGAAAACAGGAGAATTATTGCAAACGCTCTCCGGTTGTTCTCCCGTTGCCTTTAGTCCCGATGGTCAACGATTAGTTAGTGGGAGTCAAAAGGGGATTTTACAACTGTGGTATCAACAATTAAGTCTACCAGAATTAATCGCATCTGAACATTATCAAAATTGGTGGCAAGTATTAAGAGTTCATCCCAAGGCAACACCGAATCAAGTGAAAAAAGCCTATTATCAATTAGCCAAACAATATCATCCTGATTATAACATCAAATCTGAAGCGATCGCTGTTATGCAAAGAATTAATCACGCCTATGAGACTTTTTTAAATGAATGGAGTCAACAGGTGCGATCGCCATCAATAAAATGATCAATTTAACAAATATAAAGATTAGTAACTCAATCAAAAAAACAAGAATAATTATAATTTTTTAATAAAGTTAGTTGTGTACTATTACAATATAATTTAGATATTTCGCAATTTTATTTCGAGTGACTGATTATTCATGTTGCTTGTTAATCGCTCTTGATAAAGATACATAAGATCGTTAATAGCTACTTCTTTAACTTCTATTGAATTAATTAATTTAATCTGTCTAGTTGTTC comes from Planktothrix tepida PCC 9214 and encodes:
- the hypE gene encoding hydrogenase expression/formation protein HypE, coding for MTSNQDFSLTCPIPLQQYPYILLAHGGGGKLMRQLIDQMFLPTFGDSNQVEHDAATLRFSGNKIAFTTDSYVVNPLFFPGGDIGSMAVHGTVNDLAMAGARPLYLSVGFILEEGLPIQTLWEIILSMKKAAENAQVKIVTGDTKVVDKGKGDGIFINTSGIGIIEHHLTINPLSVQPGDAVIINGDLGRHGIAIMAVREGLEFETTIESDSAPVADVVLELLEAGIEIHCLRDLTRGGLASTLNEIAIGAHVEIEIKERAIPVLEEVKGACEILGFDPLYVANEGRFAVFVPEKDIEKTLSILQAKIPEASLIGYVKQTLTSLVTMESTIGAKRIIDMLSGEQLPRIC
- a CDS encoding NC domain-containing protein, whose amino-acid sequence is MATSIYYIPIDESLGIAKHYFISSDGTFENSIGWGPNGVEYKGKGVELTPEQQKRILDYPQLFGEYNIHRNNCEMFAWYVITGKQYSGQIKDKIHTAIGALAVSLVQPVLTVQSYESYQLKQAIANKLNQDLENAKKEKLKQQQKERDEFWRKRDAGEL
- a CDS encoding DnaJ domain-containing protein, with the protein product MKSYYNFSQKSTPGTTFVTVGAATGAGIYSTIGGVGLVGSFWGIGLGMMPLMGVGAVAGAATYGAFRAINQGDSIAWGTVGLGAISGIGISSVVGGMGLGFAGTGVGIGMGTLGVFGGIVGLGLYGIAQLIDAAGSGETAFQAFDRMEERILDQEFYTTALLEVLELIPEFQEEKLKQKFDNLELEDELKQLKQKIQDTQKSSFQKNKEKPTIENYSLVIYPQSPDLMWIETQRLAGHQNSIHAVAFSPDSQTLISASDDRNIHIWDVNTVKKKYTWFMPYEMYSVAISPSSEVVATGSVNGRITLWNFQTRQLNRTLLDLNLPEKNMGIITSLVFSPDHQILISGSSDKTVRLWYFKTGQSKRILNGHTDGVWSVAICSKSEFVASGSADKTIRIWNIKTYENPIVLTGHSNWVTSVLFSPDDKVLISASADNTIKVWDLKTYQLIRTLTGHSAAIFSIALSPNGKILASGSVDQTVKLWNWKTGELLQTLSGCSPVAFSPDGQRLVSGSQKGILQLWYQQLSLPELIASEHYQNWWQVLRVHPKATPNQVKKAYYQLAKQYHPDYNIKSEAIAVMQRINHAYETFLNEWSQQVRSPSIK
- a CDS encoding 5-(carboxyamino)imidazole ribonucleotide synthase, coding for MNTLSTPTIQPQTLTKIGVIGGGQLAWMMGMEAASLGVSLFVQTPHSTDPAVPFSSETILAAIDDPTATAKLAKYCDVITFENEFVDLNALSKLEEQGVCFRPRLQALSLLLDKYDQLSYLEKIGLPVPAFQLLTPENGKIINHNLGYPVVLKACRYGYDGQGTFIIKNAEELSKTWAKFNYPPMLLQQFVPFERELAVIAARSVTGDVAVYPIVETVQKNQVCHRVIAPANINKSIAEQAETIATTLLNSLQVIGLFGIELFLTSEGEILVNEIAPRTHNSGHFSLDACETSQFKQHLRAVSGLPLGNTALNCSGAVMVNLLGFETANCDYLEKRKKIAEIPNTFIRWYGKTESRPGRKLGHVTVLIQTENKENIEEKANKIADEIESIWYS